From a region of the Notolabrus celidotus isolate fNotCel1 chromosome 14, fNotCel1.pri, whole genome shotgun sequence genome:
- the thap12b gene encoding THAP domain containing 12b has translation MPNFCAAPNCTRKSTQSDLAFFRFPRDPERCRIWVENCRRADLEAKTADQLNKHYRLCAKHFDPAMVCKTSPYRTVLKDTAIPTIFDLTSHLKNPHTRHRKRIKELTEEDIRKIKERRLASSIEQLVSKKDASVEDGTSTNEDEPQLSTEEREFREYLRSLFEVVVMLGKQSIPLVGDKASEAGPNNFQALLDYRINAGDVALRKRFEATAVNTEYLSETQQSQLLDICENTVREEMLMEVRESRFFSLVTGDLIDFANEKHLPLFLRYVNQQNVLREEFLDFMSFEGDEAALVERLETQLTDRWSLSMEDCRGQAHKATGTSTTKMKAVAVLLLEKYPLALHMPCSHMALNIHLTNNLPFPNVQVVMETLRRIGAFFDVPFTQDELERAIFTHYQKNEEKITALRQACVSGWTEQHSAFDVLLDMLPPLLLCMDSIWENEEGKFSNATTADAYAISETLADFEIVVTIVILKNVLTFTRAFGRNLQGETLDVFFAANSLTAVLHSLNEVNDNIDVYHEFWFEEAVSVANAMEIPVTVPRLFLRKQRAADVGENQTEAYYKEYVTVPVIHGIMQEVEDMFSETNLKALKCLSLVPAVMGQMKFNTTEENYADVYRNDLPNPDTLPAELHCWRIKWKHRGKEVRLPTTIHETLQLPDVKFFPNVNSFLKVLSTLPVLKLEDNRSNTASERLQAYLCNMPAKQWNKSLAMLNINTHVKHDLDVMVDKYCRIYSEDEAEAETEAEGVAEAEAEGVVEAEAEGVAEGDAEMK, from the exons ATGCCAAATTTTTGCGCGGCCCCGAACTGTACACGGAAGAGTACACAGTCAGATTTGGCATTTTTTCGATTTCCACGAGATCCTGAGAG ATGCAGAATCTGGGTAGAGAACTGCCGCAGAGCAGATCTTGAGGCGAAGACAGCAGATCAGCTTAACAAGCACTACAGATTATGTGCCAAACACTTTGACCCTGCTATGGtgtgcaaaaca AGCCCCTACAGGACTGTGTTGAAAGATACAGCCATTCCAACAATATTTGATCTGACAAGCCATCTCAAAAATCCTCATACAAGGCATCGCAAGCGGATAAAAGAACTC ACTGAAGAAGATATACGGaagattaaagaaagaagat TGGCATCTTCTATTGAACAGCTCGTTTCCAAAAAAGATGCATCGGTTGAAGATGGCACAAGTACTAACGAGGATGAACCTCAGTTGTCCACGGAGGAGAGGGAGTTTCGTGAATATCTGAGGTCCTTGTTTGAGGTTGTGGTCATGTTAGGAAAACAAAGCATCCCCTTGGTGGGCGATAAAGCGTCTGAAGCTGGACCCAACAACTTCCAGGCCCTCTTGGATTACAGGATAAACGCTGGAGATGTAGCTCTGAGGAAACGCTTTGAGGCAACAGCTGTGAACACAGAATACCTGTCTGAAACCCAGCAGAGCCAGCTCCTGGACATCTGTGAGAACACAGTGAGGGAGGAGATGCTGATGGAGGTGCGAGAGAGTCGCTTCTTCTCCCTGGTGACAGGTGACCTCATTGATTTTGCCAACGAGAAGCACCTGCCTCTTTTTTTACGCTATGTGAATCAACAGAACGTTCTGCGGGAAGAGTTTTTGGACTTTATGTCTTTTGAAGGTGATGAGGCTGCACTGGTAGAGAGACtggagacacagctgactgacCGTTGGAGTCTTAGCATGGAGGACTGCCGCGGTCAGGCCCACAAAGCCACTGGTACCTCCACAACCAAGATGAAAGCTGTTGCGGTGTTACTTTTGGAGAAGTATCCTCTTGCACTGCATATGCCTTGTTCTCATATGGCCTTGAATATCCACCTGACAAACAATCTGCCTTTTCCCAATGTCCAAGTCGTAATGGAGACTCTGCGGAGGATTGGTGCATTCTTTGATGTCCCTTTTACCCAGGATGAGCTAGAGAGGGCCATCTTTACTCACTACCAGAAAAATGAAGAGAAGATAACAGCGCTGAGACAAGCCTGTGTGTCAGGATGGACAGAGCAGCACAGCGCTTTTGATGTGCTTCTAGACATGTTGCCTCCACTGCTGCTGTGCATGGACAGCATCTGGGAAAATGAAGAAGGAAAGTTTTCTAATGCTACTACAGCAGATGCATACGCAATCTCAGAAACTCTTGCTGATTTTGAGATTGTCGTCACCATCGTCATCCTGAAGAATGTTCTCACATTCACCAGAGCCTTTGGGAGGAATCTTCAGGGGGAAACGCTTGATGTGTTTTTTGCTGCAAACAGTCTAACTGCGGTGCTGCATTCACTGAACGAGGTCAATGACAACATTGATGTCTACCATGAGTTCTGGTTTGAGGAGGCTGTGAGTGTGGCCAATGCAATGGAGATCCCTGTAACGGTACCAAGGTTGTTCCTACGGAAGCAGCGTGCAGCCGATGTGGGAGAAAACCAAACAGAAGCGTATTATAAGGAGTATGTGACTGTCCCAGTCATCCACGGCATCATGCAGGAAGTAGAGGACATGTTCTCTGAGACCAACCTCAAAGCTCTAAAGTGCCTCTCCCTGGTCCCAGCTGTCATGGGCCAAATGAAGTTCAACACCACAGAGGAGAACTACGCAGACGTGTACCGCAACGACCTCCCAAACCCTGACACGCTCCCCGCAGAGCTCCACTGCTGGAGAATCAAGTGGAAGCACCGGGGCAAAGAGGTTCGCCTGCCCACCACCATTCACGAAACCCTCCAACTGCCGGACGTGAAGTTCTTTCCCAACGTGAACTCCTTCCTCAAGGTGCTGTCCACCCTGCCTGTGCTGAAACTCGAGGACAACAGGAGCAACACAGCAAGCGAGCGGCTGCAGGCTTATCTTTGCAACATGCCCGCCAAGCAGTGGAACAAAAGTCTTGCGATGCTCAACATTAACACTCATGTCAAACATGACTTGGACGTGATGGTGGACAAATATTGCAGAATATATTCTGAGGATgaagctgaagctgagactgaAGCTGAAGGAGTGGCTGAGGCTGAAGCTGAAGGAGTGGTTGAGGCTGAAGCTGAAGGAGTGGCTGAGGGAGATGCAGAAATGAAATGA
- the map6b gene encoding microtubule-associated protein 6 homolog isoform X3 has protein sequence MAWPCITRACCINRFWTELDKADIAVPLVFTKYSDVADVHHLPHHPQPRLKRAGAIAIETEPHPGGEQQEAAGKAPPATGAAAGKDGSTASVMRQDYKAWKVRPEPSCKPRNEYQRSAAPFNNETQYQKDYKPWPIPKKHDHPWIPKPSPTATSSGVPERSAGSGKMEHAEAESGVEKSEIEEKIQEKVKEVTKKSVKREKSAERQSVEKTEGQVSAEATSAEQRKGRAAADALNRQIKEVMTTSSSYRTEFKAYKDVKPVKPIKAPSQYKPPVEETSLETSYSATYKGEQVKAQPADNKALERRRIRSLYSEPGKEPTKDFSETESSSVLNPL, from the exons ATGGCTTGGCCGTGCATTACGCGTGCTTGCTGCATCAACCGCTTTTGGACCGAGCTGGACAAAGCGGACATCGCGGTGCCTTTGGTTTTCACCAAATACTCGGACGTGGCCGACGTGCATCATCTTCCCCATCACCCGCAGCCGAGGCTGAAGAGGGCCGGAGCCATTGCCATAGAAACCGAGCCTCATCCCGGCGGCGAGCAGCAGGAGGCGGCAGGGAAGGCACCGCCCGCGACGGGTGCCGCAGCGGGGAAAGATGGCTCTACTGCGTCCGTCATGCGCCAAGACTACAAGGCGTGGAAAGTGCGCCCCGAACCCAGCTGCAAACCCAGGAACGAGTACCAACGCTCTGCGGCTCCGTTCAATAATGAAACTCAGTATCAGAAGGATTACAAGCCCTGGCCTATACCTAAGAAACACGACCACCCCTGGATCCCCAAACCCAGCCCCACTGCTACATCCTCTGGTGTCCCTGAGCGAAGCGCAGGAAGCGGTAAGATGGAGCATGCCGAGGCCGAGAGCGGCGTGGAGAAGAGCGAGATCGAGGAGAAAATTCAAGAAAAAGTGAAAGAGGTGACGAAGAAGAGCGTGAAGAGGGAAAAGTCAGCAGAGAGACAAAGTGTGGAGAAGACGGAGGGACAAGTTTCGGCAGAAGCAACGAGCGCCGAGCAGAGGAAAGGCAGAGCAGCTGCAGACGctttaaacaggcagatcaAAGAGGTTATGACGACTTCTAGCAGCTACAG GACTGAGTTTAAAGCATACAAGGATGTGAAACCAGTAAAGCCCATCAAAGCTCCATCTCAGTATAAACCCCCAGTGGAGGAGACCAGTCTGGAAACCAGCTACAGTGCCACATACAAGGGGGAGCAGGTGAAGGCCCAGCCCGCTGACAACAAGGCGTTGGAGCGCAGGAGGATACGCAGCCTGTACAGTGAGCCCGGCAAGGAACCCACTAAG GACTTCTCAGAGACTGAGAGCAGCTCTGTTCTAAATCCGCTGTAG
- the map6b gene encoding microtubule-associated protein 6 homolog isoform X2, producing the protein MAWPCITRACCINRFWTELDKADIAVPLVFTKYSDVADVHHLPHHPQPRLKRAGAIAIETEPHPGGEQQEAAGKAPPATGAAAGKDGSTASVMRQDYKAWKVRPEPSCKPRNEYQRSAAPFNNETQYQKDYKPWPIPKKHDHPWIPKPSPTATSSGVPERSAGSGKMEHAEAESGVEKSEIEEKIQEKVKEVTKKSVKREKSAERQSVEKTEGQVSAEATSAEQRKGRAAADALNRQIKEVMTTSSSYRTEFKAYKDVKPVKPIKAPSQYKPPVEETSLETSYSATYKGEQVKAQPADNKALERRRIRSLYSEPGKEPTKSRCEIPTPPPHISYQGG; encoded by the exons ATGGCTTGGCCGTGCATTACGCGTGCTTGCTGCATCAACCGCTTTTGGACCGAGCTGGACAAAGCGGACATCGCGGTGCCTTTGGTTTTCACCAAATACTCGGACGTGGCCGACGTGCATCATCTTCCCCATCACCCGCAGCCGAGGCTGAAGAGGGCCGGAGCCATTGCCATAGAAACCGAGCCTCATCCCGGCGGCGAGCAGCAGGAGGCGGCAGGGAAGGCACCGCCCGCGACGGGTGCCGCAGCGGGGAAAGATGGCTCTACTGCGTCCGTCATGCGCCAAGACTACAAGGCGTGGAAAGTGCGCCCCGAACCCAGCTGCAAACCCAGGAACGAGTACCAACGCTCTGCGGCTCCGTTCAATAATGAAACTCAGTATCAGAAGGATTACAAGCCCTGGCCTATACCTAAGAAACACGACCACCCCTGGATCCCCAAACCCAGCCCCACTGCTACATCCTCTGGTGTCCCTGAGCGAAGCGCAGGAAGCGGTAAGATGGAGCATGCCGAGGCCGAGAGCGGCGTGGAGAAGAGCGAGATCGAGGAGAAAATTCAAGAAAAAGTGAAAGAGGTGACGAAGAAGAGCGTGAAGAGGGAAAAGTCAGCAGAGAGACAAAGTGTGGAGAAGACGGAGGGACAAGTTTCGGCAGAAGCAACGAGCGCCGAGCAGAGGAAAGGCAGAGCAGCTGCAGACGctttaaacaggcagatcaAAGAGGTTATGACGACTTCTAGCAGCTACAG GACTGAGTTTAAAGCATACAAGGATGTGAAACCAGTAAAGCCCATCAAAGCTCCATCTCAGTATAAACCCCCAGTGGAGGAGACCAGTCTGGAAACCAGCTACAGTGCCACATACAAGGGGGAGCAGGTGAAGGCCCAGCCCGCTGACAACAAGGCGTTGGAGCGCAGGAGGATACGCAGCCTGTACAGTGAGCCCGGCAAGGAACCCACTAAG TCTAGATGTGAAATTCCCACTCCGCCTCCTCATATCAGCTATCAAG